A genomic region of Longimicrobium sp. contains the following coding sequences:
- a CDS encoding TolC family protein, with amino-acid sequence MSSIIIRRGAGLSALAALLFALPAAAQQPALTIEQAVASARENNPDMLAQRNDVGATRAGMRAARADFLPSANASAGFGYTAPGEQRFGAQTFGAKPEYYSSNWNLGLQYDISRAKLLQPSIARAQHAATESRIAGYEWSLVMQVRQQYLTALQAGDQVQQAAREVERTREHERLAGARLEVGSGTPLEVRRAQVQRGQAEVALVQRQNTHATEVLRLGQLMGVSLSPDTPLTSRFELFAPSWNADELVREAQEANPVIQAARASSGAARTQVRAARSQYLPSVSMQVGLVGSVYSAGNIDPLVQQQLGGLAGAYSSCQETNVIRTAAGLGAADCSPLNAADPAVQAAVRNEIAAGNPSFPFGYTRQPLQASMTVSLPLFDGLNRERRIEEARVQAGDAELAVRAQQQRLELDVRTGVLNAQTAFRTAELQRQVAENAAEELRLARERFRLGAANSLEVTDAQTRLSEAERAVIDSVYMYHKSLAALEALVGRPLR; translated from the coding sequence ATGTCGAGCATCATCATTCGCCGAGGCGCCGGCCTTTCTGCGCTCGCCGCGCTCCTGTTCGCCCTGCCCGCGGCCGCGCAGCAGCCCGCGCTCACCATCGAGCAGGCCGTGGCATCGGCCCGCGAGAACAATCCCGACATGCTGGCGCAGCGCAACGACGTGGGCGCCACCCGCGCGGGCATGCGCGCCGCCCGCGCCGACTTCCTGCCGTCCGCCAACGCCAGCGCCGGGTTCGGATACACGGCGCCGGGCGAGCAGCGCTTCGGCGCGCAGACGTTCGGCGCCAAGCCCGAGTACTACTCGTCCAACTGGAACCTGGGGCTGCAGTACGACATCAGCCGCGCCAAGCTGCTTCAGCCCAGCATCGCCCGGGCGCAGCACGCGGCCACGGAAAGCCGCATCGCGGGCTACGAGTGGAGCCTGGTGATGCAGGTGCGCCAGCAGTACCTGACGGCGCTGCAGGCCGGCGACCAGGTGCAGCAGGCCGCGCGCGAGGTGGAGCGCACCCGCGAGCACGAGCGGCTGGCCGGCGCCCGGCTGGAGGTGGGCTCGGGAACGCCGCTGGAGGTGCGCCGCGCGCAGGTGCAGCGCGGCCAGGCCGAGGTGGCGCTGGTGCAGCGGCAGAACACGCACGCCACCGAGGTGCTTCGGCTGGGGCAGCTGATGGGCGTGAGCCTTTCGCCCGACACGCCGCTCACCAGCCGGTTCGAGCTCTTCGCGCCCTCGTGGAACGCCGACGAGCTGGTGCGCGAGGCCCAAGAGGCCAACCCCGTCATCCAGGCCGCGCGCGCCAGCAGCGGCGCCGCGCGTACGCAGGTGAGGGCGGCCCGCTCGCAGTACCTGCCCAGCGTGAGCATGCAGGTGGGGCTGGTGGGCTCGGTGTACAGCGCCGGCAACATCGATCCACTGGTGCAGCAGCAGCTGGGCGGGCTGGCCGGCGCGTACTCGTCGTGCCAGGAAACGAACGTCATCCGCACCGCCGCAGGGCTGGGCGCCGCCGACTGCTCGCCGCTGAACGCCGCCGACCCGGCCGTGCAGGCCGCCGTGCGCAACGAGATCGCCGCCGGAAACCCCAGCTTTCCCTTTGGCTACACGCGCCAGCCCCTGCAGGCCTCGATGACCGTGTCGCTGCCGCTGTTCGACGGGCTCAACCGTGAGCGGCGGATCGAGGAGGCGCGCGTGCAGGCCGGCGACGCCGAGCTGGCCGTACGCGCCCAGCAGCAGCGGCTGGAGCTGGACGTACGCACCGGCGTGCTGAACGCGCAGACCGCCTTCCGCACCGCCGAGCTTCAGCGCCAGGTGGCCGAGAACGCCGCCGAGGAGCTGCGCCTGGCCCGCGAGCGCTTTCGCCTGGGCGCCGCCAACTCGCTGGAGGTGACCGACGCGCAGACGCGGCTTTCCGAGGCCGAGCGCGCGGTGATCGACTCGGTGTACATGTACCACAAGTCGCTGGCCGCGCTCGAGGCGCTGGTCGGCCGCCCCCTTCGCTGA
- a CDS encoding ABC transporter permease: MGIREAVRIALAMIRANKMRAFFTVLGTVVGVTFLIAVITLLKGMDAYMKEEFAGRIVGHNTVLLRRVPELGEDPQTEDQWREWMRRPLFSQNEAEWLAANVTTPGLLSYSYDQSARVGNGRGKELSGVNIIGANENFFRVREMDIQAGRPFSRQEAQRGVPVIILGVEVADALFPGLNPVGQTVRVASLPYRVIGLLEKQGAIFGFTMDRMAIVPARSPVNGGVWEQAGKVEDISFQVPRGELVPQAESEITGLARTLRRLRPREENNFSVETAEGSLGFWEKINGFLMMALPMLVGVSLIVGAVVIMNLMLVSVSERTREIGIRKSLGARRVDILTQFMIEAGTLSGFGGLLGIALGIGLAQLVSAVSPLPARVSGGAIGLAMFLGIGVGLVAGVYPAWRASRLDPIVALRSE; encoded by the coding sequence ATGGGCATCCGCGAAGCGGTGAGGATCGCCCTGGCCATGATCCGCGCCAACAAGATGCGCGCCTTCTTCACCGTGCTGGGCACGGTGGTGGGCGTCACCTTCCTGATCGCCGTCATCACCCTGCTCAAGGGGATGGATGCGTACATGAAGGAGGAGTTCGCCGGCCGCATCGTGGGGCATAACACGGTGCTGCTGCGCCGCGTTCCCGAACTGGGCGAGGACCCCCAGACCGAGGACCAGTGGCGCGAATGGATGCGGCGCCCGCTCTTCAGCCAGAACGAGGCCGAGTGGCTGGCGGCCAACGTCACCACCCCCGGGCTGCTGTCGTACAGCTACGACCAGTCGGCGCGTGTGGGCAACGGGCGCGGCAAGGAATTGTCGGGCGTCAACATCATCGGCGCGAACGAGAACTTCTTCCGCGTCCGCGAGATGGACATCCAGGCAGGGCGGCCCTTCTCGCGCCAGGAGGCGCAGCGCGGGGTGCCCGTCATCATCCTGGGCGTGGAGGTGGCCGACGCGCTCTTTCCCGGGCTGAACCCCGTGGGCCAGACGGTACGGGTCGCCAGCCTGCCCTACCGCGTGATCGGGCTGCTGGAAAAGCAGGGCGCGATCTTCGGCTTTACGATGGACCGCATGGCCATCGTCCCCGCGCGGAGCCCGGTGAACGGCGGCGTCTGGGAGCAGGCGGGAAAGGTGGAAGACATCTCCTTCCAGGTGCCCCGCGGCGAGCTGGTTCCGCAGGCGGAGTCGGAGATCACCGGCCTGGCGCGCACCCTTCGCCGGCTGCGTCCGCGCGAGGAAAACAACTTCTCGGTCGAGACGGCCGAGGGGTCGCTGGGGTTCTGGGAAAAGATCAACGGCTTTCTGATGATGGCGCTGCCCATGCTGGTGGGCGTGTCGCTGATCGTGGGGGCCGTGGTCATCATGAACCTGATGCTGGTGTCGGTCAGCGAGCGCACGCGCGAAATCGGCATCCGCAAGTCGCTGGGCGCGCGCCGGGTCGACATCCTCACGCAGTTCATGATCGAAGCCGGAACCCTGTCGGGATTCGGCGGGCTGCTGGGAATCGCCTTGGGGATCGGGCTGGCACAGCTGGTGTCGGCCGTGTCGCCGCTGCCGGCGCGGGTGTCGGGCGGGGCGATCGGGCTGGCGATGTTCCTGGGGATCGGCGTGGGCCTCGTCGCCGGGGTGTACCCCGCGTGGCGCGCCTCGCGGCTGGACCCCATCGTGGCCCTGCGGTCGGAATAG
- a CDS encoding ABC transporter ATP-binding protein produces the protein MSTAPIIQARDLQKHYDLGAETVRALRGVDLEIHRNEYVAIMGPSGSGKSTFMNLIGCLDTPTGGEYVLNGQKVAGMKEDDLARVRNREIGFVFQTFNLLPRSTALENVELPLVYGGFAKKERRERAVQALEHVGLGDRMDHRPSQLSGGQRQRVAIARALVTRPSIILADEPTGNLDSVTSEEIMALFADLHRQGQTIIMVTHEPDIAAHAERVVTLKDGVIASDRRQTPVVPEPHRKRAEVAVGAGA, from the coding sequence ATGAGCACGGCGCCCATCATCCAGGCGCGGGACCTTCAGAAGCACTACGACCTGGGCGCGGAAACGGTGCGCGCCCTCCGCGGGGTGGACCTGGAGATCCACCGCAACGAGTACGTGGCCATCATGGGGCCGTCGGGCTCGGGGAAGAGCACCTTCATGAACCTGATCGGCTGCCTGGACACGCCCACGGGCGGCGAGTACGTGCTGAACGGGCAGAAGGTGGCGGGGATGAAGGAAGACGACCTGGCCCGCGTCCGCAACCGCGAGATCGGCTTCGTCTTCCAGACCTTCAACCTGCTGCCGCGCAGCACCGCGCTGGAAAACGTGGAGTTGCCGCTGGTCTACGGCGGGTTCGCCAAGAAGGAGCGGCGCGAGCGGGCGGTGCAGGCCCTGGAGCACGTGGGGCTGGGCGACCGCATGGACCACCGCCCCAGCCAGCTTTCGGGCGGCCAGCGGCAGCGCGTGGCCATCGCCCGGGCGCTGGTGACGCGTCCCAGCATCATCCTGGCCGACGAGCCCACGGGCAACCTGGACTCGGTGACGTCGGAGGAGATCATGGCCCTCTTCGCCGACCTCCACCGGCAGGGGCAAACCATCATCATGGTCACCCACGAGCCCGACATCGCGGCGCACGCCGAGCGCGTGGTGACGCTCAAGGACGGGGTGATCGCCAGCGACCGGCGCCAGACGCCGGTCGTTCCGGAGCCCCATCGCAAGCGCGCCGAAGTGGCCGTCGGCGCGGGAGCCTGA
- a CDS encoding ABC transporter permease yields MMNLTSVRDGVLIALESLRSNKVRASLTILGIVIGVATVMTMAAAITGLRGSVMSAMEGLGPNNFIVNRFDQTKLQFVNDAETAPWDGKPAITFAEADLLEALPSIRSVVTAADAGGSAKYRNNTVPNVNIAGRGATWPEYSKGDFIEGRNFVAADERSGAPVVVLSDGLARSLFDGTRAVGKHIRLRGQQFLVVGVYKETENIFAAAAGNFAFVPTRTALTKLDADRDWMSLLVVPATGYTQAQAMDDVTAALRVSRGLRPGAEDNFALIRQQAFTEMFDRMTGVFFLVMLVLAGIGLIVGGVGVVGIMMISVTERTREIGVRKALGATPREILWQFLVEAMTVTLVGGIIGLAIAMCMAWLIGAISPIPATIPLWAVVASLLVAAVGGMGFGLYPAFKAARLDPVDALRYE; encoded by the coding sequence ATGATGAACCTGACGTCCGTGCGCGACGGGGTGCTGATCGCCCTGGAATCGCTGCGCAGCAACAAGGTGCGCGCCTCGCTGACCATCCTGGGCATCGTCATCGGCGTGGCGACGGTGATGACGATGGCGGCCGCGATCACGGGGCTGCGCGGCTCGGTGATGTCGGCGATGGAGGGGCTGGGCCCCAACAACTTCATCGTCAACCGCTTCGACCAGACGAAGCTGCAGTTCGTGAACGACGCCGAGACCGCCCCGTGGGACGGCAAGCCGGCCATCACCTTCGCCGAGGCCGACCTGCTGGAGGCGCTGCCCTCCATCCGTTCGGTGGTGACGGCGGCGGACGCGGGGGGAAGCGCCAAGTACCGCAACAACACCGTGCCCAACGTGAACATCGCGGGGCGCGGCGCCACCTGGCCCGAGTACAGCAAGGGCGACTTCATCGAGGGCCGCAACTTCGTGGCGGCCGACGAGCGGAGCGGGGCGCCGGTCGTGGTGCTTTCCGACGGACTGGCGAGGTCGCTGTTCGACGGCACGCGGGCGGTGGGCAAGCACATCCGGCTGCGCGGCCAGCAGTTCCTGGTGGTGGGCGTGTACAAGGAAACGGAGAACATCTTCGCCGCGGCGGCGGGCAACTTCGCCTTCGTTCCCACGCGGACGGCGCTCACCAAGCTGGATGCCGACCGCGACTGGATGAGCCTGCTGGTGGTGCCGGCGACGGGCTACACGCAGGCGCAGGCCATGGACGACGTGACGGCGGCGCTCCGCGTTTCGCGCGGGCTGCGGCCCGGGGCGGAAGACAACTTCGCCCTGATCCGCCAGCAGGCGTTCACCGAGATGTTCGACCGCATGACGGGCGTGTTCTTCCTGGTGATGCTGGTGCTGGCGGGGATCGGCCTGATCGTAGGCGGCGTGGGGGTGGTGGGGATCATGATGATCTCGGTGACCGAGCGGACGCGCGAGATCGGCGTGCGCAAGGCGCTGGGCGCCACCCCGCGCGAGATCCTGTGGCAGTTCCTGGTCGAGGCGATGACGGTGACGCTGGTGGGCGGCATCATCGGCCTGGCCATCGCCATGTGCATGGCGTGGCTGATCGGCGCCATCAGCCCCATCCCGGCGACGATCCCGCTGTGGGCGGTCGTGGCGTCGCTGCTGGTGGCGGCGGTGGGCGGGATGGGCTTTGGCCTGTACCCCGCGTTCAAGGCCGCGCGCCTGGACCCGGTGGACGCGCTGCGATACGAGTAG
- a CDS encoding efflux RND transporter periplasmic adaptor subunit, protein MSKKKKVAIIAGALVIVSVGAAMAMGGGDEGVEVRGEQVARRGLVSVVQASGKIEPKRKVDISADISGRVVQVAVEEGQWVNAGELLLRIEPTQYVAAVRRAEAAVSQSQARAAQQRAQLTKAQSDLNRAEQLSRTNELVSAADVEQARTQVQVAEQEFQAMRFAISQSQAAVSEARDQLSKTTIVAPMSGRVTRLNIEQGETAVVGTMNNPGSLLLTIADLSVMEAKVQVDETDVPGLTLGDSASVKVDAFPGQAFSGRVTAIGNSSIQLPSAGGSTQQQSVDYEVVITLDNPPANLRPDLSATAEIVTETRANSLSVPIIALTVRDAQGKKFKAADEEQDGPEAVRGERKVEEEVEGVFVIRGDSAVWVPVKIGIAGDRYFEVVSGLRGGEMVVAGSYQAIRELEAGNKVRLPEPEEEKGKAKGAERRKG, encoded by the coding sequence ATGTCGAAGAAGAAGAAGGTCGCGATCATCGCCGGAGCGCTGGTCATCGTGTCCGTCGGCGCCGCGATGGCGATGGGCGGCGGCGACGAGGGCGTGGAGGTGCGTGGCGAGCAGGTGGCCCGCCGCGGACTGGTGTCGGTGGTGCAGGCCAGCGGAAAGATCGAGCCCAAACGCAAGGTCGACATCTCGGCCGACATCTCCGGCCGCGTGGTGCAGGTGGCGGTGGAGGAAGGGCAGTGGGTGAACGCGGGCGAGCTGCTGCTGCGCATCGAGCCCACGCAGTACGTAGCCGCCGTGCGCCGCGCCGAGGCCGCCGTGTCGCAGAGCCAGGCCCGCGCCGCCCAGCAGCGCGCGCAGCTCACCAAGGCGCAGAGCGACCTGAACCGCGCCGAGCAGCTGTCGCGCACCAACGAGCTCGTTTCGGCGGCCGACGTGGAGCAGGCCCGCACCCAGGTGCAGGTGGCCGAGCAGGAGTTCCAGGCCATGCGCTTCGCCATCAGCCAGTCGCAGGCCGCGGTCAGCGAGGCGCGCGACCAATTGAGCAAGACCACCATCGTGGCCCCCATGAGCGGGCGCGTCACCCGGCTGAACATCGAGCAGGGCGAAACGGCCGTCGTCGGGACGATGAACAACCCCGGCAGCCTGCTGCTGACCATCGCCGACCTGTCGGTGATGGAGGCCAAGGTGCAGGTGGACGAGACCGACGTTCCCGGGCTGACGCTGGGCGACAGCGCCTCGGTGAAGGTGGACGCCTTTCCGGGCCAGGCCTTCAGCGGGCGGGTGACGGCCATCGGCAACAGCTCCATCCAGCTCCCCTCGGCGGGCGGCAGCACGCAGCAGCAGTCGGTGGACTACGAGGTGGTCATCACCCTCGACAACCCGCCGGCCAACCTGCGTCCGGACCTCTCCGCCACGGCCGAGATCGTCACCGAGACGCGCGCGAACTCGCTGTCCGTGCCCATCATCGCCCTGACCGTCCGCGACGCGCAGGGGAAGAAGTTCAAGGCGGCCGACGAGGAGCAGGACGGCCCCGAGGCGGTGCGCGGCGAGCGCAAGGTGGAGGAAGAGGTCGAGGGCGTGTTCGTCATCCGCGGCGACAGCGCCGTGTGGGTGCCGGTGAAGATCGGCATCGCGGGCGACCGCTACTTCGAGGTGGTCAGCGGCCTGCGCGGCGGCGAGATGGTGGTGGCGGGAAGCTACCAGGCCATCCGCGAGCTCGAGGCCGGCAACAAGGTGCGCCTGCCGGAGCCGGAGGAGGAGAAGGGCAAGGCCAAGGGGGCGGAACGGAGGAAGGGATGA